In the genome of Acidimicrobiia bacterium, one region contains:
- the uvrC gene encoding excinuclease ABC subunit UvrC, whose product MLTRPPAGSIPDAPGSYQFKDAHGRVIYVGKAKSLRSRLSNYFAPPATLPERTRQMVAAAEAVEWIEVRNEVEAFFLEFNLIQKHKPRFNIRLKDDKSYPFLAVTLDEEWPRAMVMRGAKRKGVRYFGPFAHAYAIRETLDLLLRTFPIRTCTRGKFDRHHRLGRPCLYAHIEKCVAPCVDAVTHEEYGVLVGELLDFLDGNHAPILDRLDKQMHEAADELEFERAARLRDQLTSVRKAIERQQMVAAREEDIDVIGIAQDPLEASVQLFLVRRGRVVGRKGIVIDKVEELDDHALVGRILEQLYGGADTEDVPKEVLVPVEPEDRELYEEFLALARGSKVHVRVPQRGEKRALLETVTKNADEAFVRHKLKRASDHNARARALTALQGALGLPEAPLRIECFDISNLQGTEIVASMVVMEDGLPKRSDYRRFKIRQQEGQDDFAAMEEALTRRFRNYLRERDEGARAGKRFSYPPNLLLIDGGKGQLNVAVRVLEELGLEDICVASLAKRFEEVYLPREAEPVRIPRDSEALYLLQQVRDEAHRFAITYHRSLRGKSMTRSILDDVPGLGPTRRARLLKELGSVKRIRELSSDDLHALTWLPDKVADAVYARLHPNEGVRAS is encoded by the coding sequence GTGCTGACCCGTCCGCCGGCCGGCTCGATCCCCGACGCCCCCGGCTCGTACCAGTTCAAGGACGCCCACGGCCGGGTGATCTACGTCGGCAAGGCGAAGAGCCTGCGCAGCCGCCTGTCGAACTACTTCGCGCCGCCGGCCACGCTGCCGGAGCGCACCCGGCAGATGGTCGCGGCCGCGGAGGCGGTCGAGTGGATCGAGGTCCGCAACGAGGTCGAGGCGTTCTTCCTCGAGTTCAACCTGATCCAGAAGCACAAGCCGCGCTTCAACATCCGGCTGAAGGACGACAAGTCGTACCCGTTCCTCGCGGTGACCCTCGACGAGGAGTGGCCGCGGGCGATGGTGATGCGGGGCGCGAAGCGCAAGGGGGTCCGCTACTTCGGCCCGTTCGCGCACGCGTACGCGATCCGCGAGACGCTCGACCTCCTGCTGCGCACCTTCCCGATCCGCACGTGCACGCGCGGGAAGTTCGACCGGCACCACCGGCTCGGTCGCCCGTGCCTGTACGCGCACATCGAGAAGTGCGTCGCGCCGTGCGTCGACGCGGTGACGCACGAGGAGTACGGCGTGCTCGTCGGCGAGCTGCTCGACTTCCTCGACGGCAACCACGCGCCGATCCTCGACCGGCTCGACAAGCAGATGCACGAGGCCGCCGACGAGCTCGAGTTCGAGCGCGCCGCGCGCCTGCGCGACCAGCTCACGTCGGTCCGCAAGGCCATCGAGCGCCAGCAGATGGTCGCGGCGCGCGAGGAGGACATCGACGTCATCGGCATCGCACAGGACCCACTCGAGGCGAGCGTGCAGCTCTTCCTCGTGCGGCGGGGCCGGGTCGTGGGCCGCAAGGGGATCGTCATCGACAAGGTCGAGGAGCTCGACGACCACGCCCTCGTCGGAAGGATCCTCGAGCAGCTCTACGGAGGCGCCGATACCGAGGACGTGCCGAAGGAGGTGCTCGTCCCCGTCGAGCCGGAGGACCGCGAGCTGTACGAGGAGTTCCTCGCGCTCGCGCGCGGCTCGAAGGTCCACGTACGCGTCCCGCAGCGGGGCGAGAAGCGCGCGCTGCTCGAGACCGTCACGAAGAACGCCGACGAGGCCTTCGTCCGCCACAAGCTGAAGCGCGCCTCGGACCACAACGCGCGCGCCCGCGCGCTGACCGCGCTGCAGGGCGCGCTCGGCCTGCCGGAGGCGCCGCTGCGCATCGAGTGCTTCGACATCTCGAACCTGCAGGGCACCGAGATCGTCGCGTCGATGGTGGTGATGGAGGACGGCCTCCCGAAGCGGTCCGACTACCGGCGGTTCAAGATCCGCCAGCAGGAGGGGCAGGACGACTTCGCCGCGATGGAGGAGGCGCTCACGCGCCGCTTCCGCAACTACCTGCGTGAGCGCGACGAAGGTGCCCGCGCCGGGAAGCGGTTCTCGTACCCACCGAACCTGCTGCTCATCGACGGCGGCAAGGGCCAGCTCAACGTCGCCGTGCGCGTCCTCGAGGAGCTCGGGCTCGAGGACATCTGCGTCGCGTCGCTCGCGAAGCGCTTCGAGGAGGTCTACCTGCCACGGGAGGCCGAGCCGGTGCGCATCCCGCGCGACTCCGAGGCGCTCTACCTGTTGCAGCAGGTGCGCGACGAGGCCCACCGGTTCGCGATCACGTACCACCGCAGCCTGCGCGGCAAGTCGATGACGCGTTCGATCCTCGACGACGTGCCCGGGCTCGGCCCGACGCGCCGCGCGCGGCTGCTCAAGGAGCTCGGCTCGGTGAAGCGGATCCGCGAGCTGTCGTCCGACGACCTGCACGCGCTCACGTGGCTCCCCGACAAGGTCGCCGACGCGGTCTACGCGCGTCTCCACCCGAACGAGGGGGTGCGCGCGTCGTGA
- the secG gene encoding preprotein translocase subunit SecG yields the protein MINAILVVIQVIVSIALIVLILLHSGRGGGLSDMFGGSMGGSMAGSTVVERNLDRITVVMSVIFAFTTILLALRLK from the coding sequence GTGATCAACGCGATCCTCGTCGTGATCCAGGTCATCGTGTCGATCGCGCTGATCGTCCTGATCCTGCTCCACTCCGGTCGCGGCGGCGGGCTCTCCGACATGTTCGGCGGGTCCATGGGTGGGTCGATGGCCGGGTCCACCGTCGTCGAGCGCAACCTGGACCGGATCACGGTCGTGATGTCGGTGATCTTCGCGTTCACGACGATCCTGCTCGCCCTGCGGCTGAAGTAG
- the tpiA gene encoding triose-phosphate isomerase, which produces MTSPGRRPLITGNWKMHHDHYVAIQVVQKLSYRLDESDYERTDVVVAPPFTDLRTLQTLIQADKLPIGLGAQDCHWEPQGAFTGEVSCPMLAKLDVSYVIVGHSERRQLFGETDEIVNKKVRAVLGAGMTPTLCCGETLDERQAGITEDKVRTQVLTGFDGVKAEQVAGSVVAYEPIWAIGTGHNATPDDANETIGAIRTAIRERFGGDVADAVRIQYGGSVKPGNIGELMARPEIDGALVGGASLDPDEFARIVRFWV; this is translated from the coding sequence ATGACGTCACCCGGCCGCCGGCCGCTGATCACCGGCAACTGGAAGATGCACCACGACCACTACGTCGCGATCCAAGTCGTGCAGAAGCTCTCCTACCGGCTCGACGAGAGCGACTACGAGCGCACCGACGTCGTCGTCGCACCGCCGTTCACCGATCTGCGCACGCTCCAGACGCTCATCCAGGCGGACAAGCTCCCGATCGGCCTCGGCGCGCAGGACTGCCACTGGGAGCCGCAGGGCGCGTTCACGGGCGAGGTGAGCTGTCCGATGCTCGCCAAGCTCGACGTGTCGTACGTGATCGTCGGGCACTCGGAGCGCCGGCAGCTCTTCGGCGAAACCGACGAGATCGTCAACAAGAAGGTGCGGGCCGTGCTCGGCGCCGGCATGACGCCGACACTGTGCTGCGGCGAGACCCTCGACGAGCGGCAGGCCGGCATCACCGAGGACAAGGTCCGCACCCAGGTGCTGACGGGGTTCGACGGCGTGAAGGCCGAGCAGGTGGCGGGCTCGGTCGTCGCGTACGAGCCGATCTGGGCCATCGGGACGGGCCACAACGCGACGCCCGACGACGCGAACGAGACCATCGGCGCGATCCGGACGGCCATCCGGGAGCGGTTCGGCGGCGACGTCGCCGACGCGGTCCGCATCCAGTACGGCGGGAGCGTGAAGCCCGGCAACATCGGCGAGCTCATGGCCCGGCCCGAGATCGACGGCGCGCTCGTCGGCGGAGCGTCCCTTGACCCGGACGAGTTCGCCCGGATAGTACGATTCTGGGTCTAG
- the gap gene encoding type I glyceraldehyde-3-phosphate dehydrogenase encodes MAVRVGINGFGRIGRSFYRALLARGDDAGVELVAVNDPFGDADTMAFLLKHDSVGGLLPNEVKASNGGFSVDGRDVKKLDEKDPAEIPWGDNGVDVVIESTGLFTARAKAAGHLQGGAKRVVISAPSSDADVTICMGVNDEVYDPSKHTVISNASCTTNCLAPLAKVMNDRFGIAHGLITTVHAYTSDQQLQDQAQASRSGKVDLRRMRAAALSIVPNTTGAARAIGQVLPELNGRLDGMALRVPVPTGSITDLVVELENPASLDDVNGAFAEASSDASYRGVLEYNDEPLVSADIVGNPSSCIFSARDTMVNGGMAKVLGWYDNEWGYSNRLVDVVAFVAQ; translated from the coding sequence ATGGCGGTACGAGTCGGGATCAACGGGTTCGGCCGGATCGGCCGGTCGTTCTACCGGGCGCTGCTGGCCCGGGGCGACGACGCGGGCGTCGAGCTCGTCGCGGTCAACGACCCGTTCGGCGACGCCGACACCATGGCGTTCCTGCTCAAGCACGACTCGGTCGGCGGGCTCCTGCCGAACGAGGTGAAGGCGAGCAACGGCGGGTTCTCGGTCGACGGGCGCGACGTCAAGAAGCTGGACGAGAAGGACCCCGCCGAGATTCCCTGGGGCGACAACGGCGTCGACGTCGTGATCGAGTCGACCGGCCTGTTCACCGCGCGCGCGAAGGCCGCCGGCCACCTGCAGGGCGGCGCGAAGCGGGTCGTGATCTCGGCGCCGAGCAGCGACGCCGACGTGACGATCTGCATGGGTGTCAACGACGAGGTGTACGACCCGTCGAAGCACACGGTCATCTCGAACGCGTCATGCACGACGAACTGTCTCGCGCCGCTCGCCAAGGTGATGAACGACCGCTTCGGGATCGCGCACGGGCTCATCACGACCGTCCACGCGTACACGAGCGACCAGCAGCTCCAGGACCAGGCGCAGGCGTCGCGCAGCGGCAAGGTCGACCTGCGCCGGATGCGCGCCGCGGCGCTGTCGATCGTCCCGAACACGACCGGTGCGGCACGCGCGATCGGTCAGGTGCTGCCCGAGCTGAACGGCCGTCTCGACGGGATGGCGTTGCGCGTCCCCGTGCCGACGGGCTCCATCACGGATCTCGTCGTCGAGCTCGAGAACCCCGCGAGCCTCGACGACGTCAACGGCGCGTTCGCGGAGGCGTCCTCCGACGCGAGCTACCGCGGCGTGCTCGAGTACAACGACGAGCCACTCGTGTCGGCCGACATCGTCGGCAACCCGTCGTCGTGCATCTTCTCGGCGCGCGACACGATGGTGAACGGCGGGATGGCGAAGGTGCTCGGCTGGTACGACAACGAGTGGGGCTACTCGAACCGCCTCGTCGACGTGGTCGCCTTCGTCGCGCAGTAG
- the rapZ gene encoding RNase adapter RapZ — MSNLDVTIITGMSGAGRSEAANVLEDLAYFVIDNLPPALITKVAELAKGGDRPQRYALVVDVRSGAFMDALTAALDELSETGARTRILFLDASDEALVRRFEATRRRHPLAEGDRVLEGIAKERELLEELKGHADVVVDTSDLNVHQLRDRLHELFADAAPEGSLQPNIVSFGYKHGLPLDVDLLFDCRFLPNPHWVEELRPLTGREEPVRTYVLEQPETGPFLDELDRLLDLLLPAFVREGKSYLTIGIGCTGGHHRSVVIAEELAKRLRAQGYPVRVTHRDVSRG, encoded by the coding sequence GTGAGCAACCTCGACGTGACGATCATCACGGGGATGTCGGGTGCGGGGCGTTCCGAGGCCGCCAACGTGCTCGAGGACCTCGCGTACTTCGTCATCGACAACCTGCCGCCCGCGCTGATCACGAAGGTCGCCGAGCTCGCGAAGGGCGGCGACCGACCGCAGCGGTACGCGCTCGTCGTCGACGTGCGGTCGGGCGCGTTCATGGACGCGCTCACCGCCGCGCTCGACGAGCTCAGTGAGACCGGTGCGCGCACGCGCATCCTCTTCCTCGACGCGTCGGACGAGGCGCTCGTCCGGAGGTTCGAGGCGACACGCCGGCGTCACCCGCTCGCGGAGGGCGACCGCGTGCTGGAGGGGATCGCGAAGGAGCGCGAGCTGCTCGAGGAGCTGAAGGGCCACGCGGACGTGGTCGTCGACACGTCGGACCTGAACGTCCACCAGCTGCGCGACCGCCTCCACGAGCTGTTCGCCGACGCCGCGCCCGAGGGCTCGCTCCAGCCGAACATCGTGTCGTTCGGCTACAAGCACGGGCTGCCGCTCGACGTCGACCTGCTGTTCGACTGCCGGTTCCTGCCCAACCCGCACTGGGTCGAGGAGCTCCGCCCGCTCACCGGGCGCGAGGAGCCCGTCCGCACGTACGTGCTGGAGCAGCCCGAGACGGGGCCGTTCCTCGACGAGCTCGACCGGCTCCTCGACCTCCTGCTCCCCGCGTTCGTCCGGGAGGGCAAGTCGTACCTGACGATCGGGATCGGCTGCACGGGCGGCCACCACCGCAGCGTCGTCATCGCGGAGGAGCTCGCGAAGCGACTGCGCGCGCAGGGCTATCCCGTGCGCGTCACCCACCGGGACGTGAGCCGTGGGTGA
- a CDS encoding ABC transporter substrate-binding protein, translating to MPPPRRRLTPALVVVLLTGALLTACSGGSSRDTAATKPLHGGVLRVGVVGLASLDPTRGENPASALAASLLFQPLVGLDPVTSNPVPGLARAWHANPTATVFTFDLRADARFHDGTPVTAADVKATIDRVRAPGSGSPFAGILAVVHDVAAPDAHTVVVTTTRPFAVLPAVFSQPGLGIEPRALAANPARLAASPIGSGPFRFVERNASTIVLRAVRTAPRSSPWLDEIDLVPFPTVAAAYAAYQARKLDVAPLTRAESEDADRRGERLVAGPYLAVSFYALNLRDPKLADVRFREAIVRALDARSLVRAGYGATAQVAGGLIPLGVPAGPTNACRGRCDYDPAESRRLLAAAFPDGKVPGIGIDFDDDPIQRAVATEVQQQLGAVGIPAVARPHAVADYSAFVVYGGVELFRLGWVADYPSSEAFLGPLFTAGSPTNVFGFRSTAFADALRAAEGEQDGRRRVADFARAEAAVLDQYVTAPVAQFETRMVVGPRVRGMRLDPYGAFDGGAVWLAPRPSKG from the coding sequence ATGCCGCCACCGCGACGCCGTCTGACCCCCGCGCTCGTCGTCGTGCTGCTCACGGGCGCGCTGTTGACGGCGTGCTCGGGAGGGAGCAGCCGCGACACCGCGGCCACGAAGCCGCTTCACGGCGGCGTGCTGCGCGTCGGTGTGGTCGGGCTCGCGAGCCTCGACCCGACGCGGGGCGAGAACCCCGCGAGCGCGCTCGCGGCGTCGTTGCTGTTCCAGCCGCTCGTCGGCCTCGACCCGGTCACGTCGAACCCGGTTCCCGGGCTGGCACGCGCGTGGCACGCGAACCCGACCGCAACGGTGTTCACGTTCGACCTGCGCGCCGACGCGCGCTTCCACGACGGCACGCCCGTCACCGCGGCCGACGTGAAGGCCACGATCGATCGCGTGCGCGCGCCGGGCAGCGGTTCGCCGTTCGCCGGCATCCTCGCGGTCGTCCACGACGTGGCCGCTCCCGACGCGCACACCGTCGTCGTGACGACGACACGCCCGTTCGCGGTGCTGCCCGCCGTCTTCTCGCAACCGGGCCTGGGCATCGAGCCGCGCGCGCTCGCCGCGAACCCCGCCCGTCTCGCGGCGTCGCCGATCGGCTCCGGGCCGTTCCGGTTCGTCGAACGGAACGCATCGACGATCGTGCTGCGCGCGGTGCGGACGGCACCGAGGTCGTCGCCGTGGCTGGACGAGATCGACCTCGTCCCGTTCCCGACCGTCGCTGCCGCGTACGCCGCGTACCAGGCTCGGAAGCTCGACGTCGCGCCGCTCACGCGTGCGGAGTCGGAGGACGCCGACCGTCGTGGTGAGCGACTCGTCGCGGGCCCATACCTCGCGGTCAGCTTCTACGCGTTGAACCTGCGCGACCCGAAGCTCGCCGACGTGCGCTTCCGTGAGGCGATCGTGCGCGCGCTCGACGCACGTTCGCTGGTGCGCGCGGGGTACGGCGCGACCGCGCAGGTCGCGGGCGGTCTGATCCCGCTCGGAGTGCCCGCCGGACCGACGAACGCGTGTCGCGGCCGTTGCGACTACGACCCGGCCGAGTCGCGCCGTCTGCTCGCTGCGGCGTTCCCCGACGGCAAGGTGCCCGGGATCGGGATCGACTTCGACGACGACCCGATCCAGCGCGCGGTCGCGACCGAGGTGCAGCAGCAGCTCGGGGCGGTCGGCATCCCCGCGGTCGCGCGTCCGCATGCCGTCGCGGACTACAGCGCGTTCGTCGTGTACGGCGGTGTCGAGCTGTTCCGCCTCGGCTGGGTGGCGGACTACCCGAGCAGCGAGGCGTTCCTCGGCCCGCTGTTCACGGCCGGGTCGCCGACGAACGTGTTCGGGTTCCGGAGCACCGCATTCGCGGACGCGTTGCGCGCGGCGGAAGGGGAGCAGGACGGGCGTCGCCGCGTCGCCGACTTCGCGCGCGCGGAGGCCGCGGTCCTCGACCAGTACGTGACCGCGCCGGTCGCGCAGTTCGAGACCCGCATGGTCGTCGGGCCCCGGGTGCGCGGGATGCGGCTCGACCCGTACGGCGCGTTCGACGGCGGCGCGGTCTGGCTCGCGCCGCGGCCCAGCAAGGGGTGA
- a CDS encoding peptide ABC transporter substrate-binding protein, producing the protein MRGSQRGSSRRWLAAVATVAVLAFVASACSGGGSKSKSSGTSTPSTTVPNGGTLTVGAEQEPRCTDWIDACSSQIWGSWILEAQTMPRAFDVVRKGGDWVYQPSNLLTGEPDVQTSPKQVVTYHIDPQARWSDGQPITSADFRYTWDQVAHGENIYDQTGYQNIASVDTPDPRTAVVTFARSYAAWKGLFGGLYGIFPSHLLQGTDRDAAMKNGYTWSGGPWRLESWQRGTSMTLVPNEQYWGPKPHLDRVVFQFLATTTSEFDAFKAGTVQALYPQPELDVVSAIQQGLAGASSKFTADTGNLEALWFNNASPPLDSLPVRQAIAYSLDRDQIVERLFGMLGVHHPMQTLDAPTLAPYTDTNAFAGYRLDLTKVDTLMTGAGWAKGADGVWAKAGKPISLQLLTNANNQRRSLTMQLVQDQLRRAGFASTLRTVSSNDLGSVVASGDFQVALYAQVLTQLDPADCSIFCSANIPTPANGNSGQNWQRVNIPDLDPLLQTVESSLDEAARQNAGKQAAKIEAANMIALPLDPLPNILLWSKRIVGPVDDNPIYSMFVNMNEWGIRP; encoded by the coding sequence GTGCGCGGTTCCCAACGCGGCTCGTCGCGACGGTGGCTCGCGGCCGTCGCGACCGTCGCGGTCCTCGCGTTCGTGGCGTCCGCGTGCTCGGGCGGCGGCTCGAAGTCGAAGTCGTCCGGGACGTCCACGCCGTCGACGACCGTCCCGAACGGCGGGACGCTGACGGTCGGCGCCGAGCAGGAGCCGAGGTGCACCGACTGGATCGACGCGTGCTCGAGCCAGATCTGGGGCTCGTGGATCCTCGAGGCCCAGACGATGCCGCGCGCGTTCGACGTCGTGCGCAAGGGCGGCGACTGGGTGTACCAGCCGAGCAACCTGCTCACCGGCGAGCCCGACGTGCAGACCTCCCCGAAGCAGGTCGTGACGTACCACATCGACCCGCAGGCGCGGTGGTCCGACGGGCAGCCGATCACGTCGGCCGACTTCCGGTACACGTGGGATCAGGTCGCGCACGGCGAGAACATCTACGACCAGACCGGCTACCAGAACATCGCGAGCGTCGACACGCCCGACCCGCGCACCGCGGTGGTCACGTTCGCCCGGTCGTACGCGGCGTGGAAGGGGCTCTTCGGCGGCCTGTACGGCATCTTCCCGTCCCATCTCCTGCAGGGGACGGACCGCGACGCCGCGATGAAGAACGGCTACACGTGGTCGGGCGGCCCGTGGCGGCTCGAGAGCTGGCAGCGGGGGACGAGCATGACGCTCGTCCCGAACGAGCAGTACTGGGGACCGAAGCCGCACCTCGACCGCGTCGTGTTCCAGTTCCTCGCGACGACGACGTCCGAGTTCGACGCGTTCAAGGCCGGAACGGTTCAGGCGTTGTACCCGCAGCCCGAGCTCGACGTCGTCAGCGCGATCCAGCAGGGGTTGGCCGGCGCGAGCTCGAAGTTCACCGCCGACACCGGCAACCTCGAGGCGCTCTGGTTCAACAACGCGAGCCCGCCGCTCGACTCGTTGCCCGTCCGCCAGGCGATCGCGTACTCGCTCGACCGTGACCAGATCGTCGAGCGCCTGTTCGGCATGCTCGGCGTCCATCACCCGATGCAGACGCTCGACGCGCCCACGCTCGCGCCCTACACGGACACGAACGCGTTCGCGGGGTACCGGCTCGACCTCACGAAGGTCGACACCCTGATGACCGGCGCGGGATGGGCCAAGGGTGCGGACGGTGTGTGGGCGAAGGCCGGGAAGCCGATCTCGCTGCAGCTGCTGACGAACGCGAACAACCAGCGCCGATCGCTCACGATGCAGCTCGTGCAGGACCAGCTGCGGAGAGCCGGGTTCGCGTCGACGCTGCGCACCGTGAGCTCGAACGACCTCGGCAGCGTCGTCGCGTCGGGCGACTTCCAGGTCGCGCTCTACGCGCAGGTGCTCACGCAGCTCGACCCGGCCGACTGCTCGATCTTCTGCTCAGCCAACATCCCGACGCCGGCCAACGGCAACTCGGGCCAGAACTGGCAGCGCGTGAACATCCCCGACCTCGACCCGCTGCTGCAGACCGTCGAGAGCAGCCTCGACGAGGCGGCGCGGCAGAACGCGGGCAAGCAGGCCGCCAAGATCGAGGCTGCGAACATGATCGCGTTGCCGCTGGACCCGCTCCCGAACATCCTGCTGTGGAGCAAGCGGATCGTCGGGCCGGTCGACGACAACCCGATCTACTCGATGTTCGTCAACATGAACGAGTGGGGGATCCGCCCGTAG
- a CDS encoding phosphoglycerate kinase — MDLPRLEDLPPLDGRRVLARFDFNVPLRDGEVDDDLRIVSALPTLRWLLDHGAAVVACSHLGRPKGEPDPGLSMRPVAARLGDLLQRRIVLAPAVVGPTVQTRADALGPGDVLLLENLRFEPGEKANDPAFAAALSALGDVYVNDAFGASHRAHASIVGPPQWLPSAAGRLLAREVDVLTGLLHDPRRPFLAVLGGAKVSDKLGVIDALLDRCDTILVGGAMAFTFLLAQGFAVGDSLVEPERADDCRRLLATDRVRVPVDVVVARETTADTETRVVPASAMPDGWKGLDIGPETAAIFADAIAAAGTVLWNGPMGVFEVEPFAAGTHTVADAVAECRGFTVVGGGDSAAAIRQMGLADRVDHVSTGGGASLELIERGDLPGLEALRESRARTAKGTA; from the coding sequence GTGGACCTCCCGCGTCTGGAGGACCTGCCGCCCCTGGACGGGCGGCGCGTCCTCGCCCGCTTCGACTTCAACGTCCCGTTGCGTGACGGCGAGGTCGACGACGACCTGCGCATCGTGAGCGCCCTGCCGACGCTGCGATGGCTGCTCGACCACGGCGCCGCGGTCGTCGCGTGCTCGCACCTGGGCCGTCCGAAGGGCGAGCCCGATCCGGGCCTGTCGATGCGTCCGGTCGCGGCGCGCCTGGGCGACCTGCTCCAGCGGCGCATCGTGCTCGCGCCGGCCGTCGTCGGCCCGACGGTGCAGACGCGCGCGGACGCGCTCGGGCCCGGTGACGTGCTCCTCCTCGAGAACCTGCGGTTCGAGCCGGGGGAGAAGGCGAACGACCCCGCGTTCGCGGCCGCGTTGAGCGCGCTCGGTGATGTGTACGTGAACGACGCGTTCGGCGCGTCGCACCGCGCGCACGCGTCGATCGTCGGCCCGCCGCAATGGCTGCCGAGCGCGGCCGGTCGGCTGCTCGCGCGCGAGGTCGACGTGCTGACCGGTCTCCTGCACGACCCGAGACGGCCGTTCCTCGCGGTGCTCGGCGGCGCGAAGGTCAGCGACAAGCTCGGTGTGATCGACGCGCTGCTCGACCGCTGCGACACGATCCTCGTCGGCGGCGCGATGGCGTTCACGTTCCTGCTCGCGCAGGGGTTCGCCGTCGGCGACTCGCTCGTCGAGCCCGAGCGCGCCGACGACTGTCGCCGTCTCCTCGCGACCGATCGCGTCCGCGTGCCCGTCGACGTCGTCGTCGCGCGCGAGACCACAGCCGACACGGAGACGCGTGTCGTACCGGCGTCGGCGATGCCCGACGGATGGAAGGGTCTCGACATCGGGCCCGAGACCGCGGCGATCTTCGCCGACGCGATCGCGGCCGCGGGCACCGTCCTGTGGAACGGCCCAATGGGCGTGTTCGAGGTCGAGCCGTTCGCGGCGGGCACGCACACCGTCGCCGATGCCGTCGCCGAATGCCGGGGCTTCACGGTCGTCGGCGGCGGCGACAGCGCGGCCGCGATCCGCCAGATGGGCCTGGCCGATCGCGTCGACCACGTGAGCACCGGCGGCGGCGCGTCGCTCGAGCTCATCGAGCGGGGCGACCTGCCCGGCCTCGAGGCACTGCGCGAGAGCCGCGCCCGCACTGCGAAGGGAACTGCATGA
- a CDS encoding gluconeogenesis factor YvcK family protein: protein MGDAPRVVALGGGHGLGVALRAIRRYAGTVTAVASVADDGGSSGRLRRDYGVPAPGDLRKCLVALAPDGSPWAEAFEYRFDAGDLHGHALGNLMIVGLTEVLGDFTRALDEAGRVLGATGRVLPATTDPVVLKADVEGVQVEGQVAVQNSRGRVRRVELVPTDAAACPDAVAAIREADQIVVAPGSLFTSVIPVLCIGELRDAVAQARGRVVQVCNLHPQVPETDGLDATDHLRAVLDHGARVDVFLYQRGGILRADDTEIEALGAVPVGADLTEPGTPGHVPERLATALRALL from the coding sequence GTGGGTGACGCGCCGCGCGTCGTCGCGCTCGGGGGCGGGCACGGTCTCGGGGTCGCGCTGCGCGCCATCCGCAGGTACGCCGGGACGGTCACGGCGGTCGCGAGCGTCGCCGACGACGGCGGGTCGTCGGGCCGCCTCCGCCGGGACTACGGCGTCCCCGCGCCCGGCGATCTGCGCAAGTGCCTGGTCGCGCTCGCGCCCGACGGGTCGCCGTGGGCGGAGGCGTTCGAGTACCGCTTCGACGCCGGCGACCTCCACGGTCACGCGCTCGGCAACCTGATGATCGTCGGGCTCACCGAGGTGCTCGGCGACTTCACGCGGGCGCTCGACGAGGCGGGCCGCGTCCTCGGCGCCACGGGCCGCGTGCTGCCCGCGACGACGGACCCCGTCGTGCTGAAGGCCGACGTCGAGGGCGTGCAGGTCGAGGGCCAGGTCGCCGTGCAGAACTCGCGGGGCCGGGTCCGCCGGGTCGAGCTCGTGCCGACGGACGCCGCCGCCTGCCCGGACGCCGTCGCCGCGATCCGCGAGGCCGATCAGATCGTGGTCGCGCCGGGCTCGCTGTTCACGAGCGTCATCCCCGTGCTGTGCATCGGCGAGCTGCGCGACGCGGTCGCGCAGGCCCGGGGCCGTGTCGTGCAGGTGTGCAACCTCCACCCGCAGGTCCCCGAGACCGACGGGCTCGACGCGACCGACCATCTCCGTGCCGTGCTCGACCACGGTGCGCGCGTCGACGTGTTTCTCTACCAGCGCGGGGGCATCCTGCGCGCGGACGACACCGAGATCGAGGCCCTGGGGGCCGTCCCCGTCGGTGCCGACCTGACCGAGCCCGGAACCCCCGGTCACGTGCCCGAACGACTGGCGACCGCGCTCCGCGCTCTGCTGTAG